Proteins from one Salvelinus sp. IW2-2015 linkage group LG32, ASM291031v2, whole genome shotgun sequence genomic window:
- the cyp7b1 gene encoding cytochrome P450 7B1 yields MLEFVLPLLFGFLALYLISVRFSRTRRDGEPPLVNGWIPFLGKALEFRKNAHGFLAEHKEQHGDVFTVLIAGKYMTFIMNPLLYPYVIKHGKQLDFHEFSDQVAPVTFGYPPVRSGKFPGMDEHIQRSFRLLQGDNLDNLTESMMGNLMLVFHKDYLDGESEWRTESMYQFCNSVMFEATFLTMYGKPAHTNRHSGMVTLRQDFVKFDNMFPLLIARIPISLLGGTKTIRDKLINYFHPQRMSTWSNTSGFIKERAALFEQYDCMGDVDKAAHHFAILWASVGNTVPATFWAMYYLLTHPEALAVVREEIHCVLKVSGLEADHNRDITFTREQLDSLLYLESSINESLRLSSASMNIRVAQEDFSLRLEGERSIGVRKGDIISLYPQSMHMDPEIYENPEMYKFDRYVEDGKEKTDFYKDGQKLKYYRMPFGSGSTKCPGRYLAVNEIKQFLSLLLLHFDMEVVEGQEPCSLDSSRAGLGILLPATDVQIYYRPRQAREEEGDLCIKEE; encoded by the exons ATGTTAGAGTTTGTTTTACCTTTGTTGTTTGGCTTTTTGGCACTCTACTTAATCAGCGTGCGGTTCAGCAGAACAAG GAGAGATGGGGAGCCTCCACTTGTAAATGGTTGGATTCCATTCCTTGGGAAGGCTTTGGAGTTTCGAAAGAATGCACATGGATTTCTTGCAGAACATAAGGAGCAACATGGAGATGTATTTACTGTGCTGATTGCTG GTAAATACATGACGTTTATAATGAACCCGTTGCTGTATCCGTATGTCATCAAACATGGCAAACAGCTGGACTTCCATGAGTTTTCTGACCAAGTGGCCCCCGTGACGTTCGGCTACCCCCCTGTCAGGAGCGGCAAGTTCCCCGGAATGGACGAGCACATCCAGAGGTCCTTCCGCCTTCTGCAGGGCGACAACCTCGATAACCTGACAGAGAGCATGATGGGAAATCTCATGCTTGTGTTCCATAAAGACTACCTGGATGGGGAGAGCGAGTGGAGGACTGAAAGTATGTACCAGTTCTGCAATTCGGTCATGTTTGAGGCTACATTCCTGACCATGTATGGCAAGCCTGCCCACACCAAYAGACACAGCGGAATGGTGACGCTCCGACAGGACTTTGTCAAGTTCGACAACATGTTCCCCCTCCTCATCGCCAGGATCCCCATCTCTTTGCTGGGAGGAACCAAGACCATCCGGGATAAACTCATCAACTACTTCCACCCTCAGAGGATGTCTACATGGTCCAACACGTCTGGGTTCATAAAGGAAAGAGCAGCACTGTTTGAACAGTATGACTGCATGGGAGACGTAGATAAAGCAG CTCATCATTTTGCCATTCTATGGGCATCGGTGGGAAACACAGTTCCAGCCACCTTCTGGGCCATGTATTACCTGTTGACACACCCAGAGGCCCTTGCAGTAGTGCGTGAGGAGATCCATTGTGTCCTGAAGGTCTCAGGACTAGAAGCAGACCACAACCGAGACATCACCTTCACCCGAGAACAGCTGGACAGCCTACTGTATCTTG AGAGCTCCATAAACGAGAGTCTGCGGCTGTCTTCAGCCTCCATGAACATCCGTGTGGCCCAGGAGGACTTCAGCTTGCGGCTGGAGGGAGAGCGCTCCATCGGAGTGAGGAAAGGAGATATCATCTCCCTGTATCCCCAGAGCATGCACATGGACCCCGAGATCTACGAGAATCCAGAG ATGTACAAGTTTGACCGATACGTTGAAGACGGAAAAGAAAAGACRGAYTTCTATAAGGACGGCCAGAAGCTGAAGTACTACCGGATGCCATTTGGCTCGGGCTCCACTAAGTGCCCAGGAAGGTACCTTGCTGTGAATGAGATAAAGCAGTTCCTATCTCTGCTGCTGCTTCATTTTGACATGGAGGTTGTGGAGGGGCAGGAGCCGTGTTCCCTGGACTCTAGCCGtgctggcctgggtatcctgctCCCTGCCACAGACGTCCAGATCTACTACAGACCACGTcaggccagagaggaagagggggacctCTGTATAAAGGAAGAATAA
- the LOC111956985 gene encoding class E basic helix-loop-helix protein 22-like, with product MSFDQEHSQPGTMAGVQAGTLGFPSESLCVKYGEFLKHTAAAAAAAESSGGEQSQDDDSDGIGRSDMVLFPEERLMASMAKCDAGKKHKEQKVLRLNINARERRRMHDLNDALDELRSVIPYAHSPSVRKLSKIATLLLAKNYILMQAQALEEMRRLVTYLNHGPGVTAANTSGAPRLGLYDQQTGYPFSAGTPDPFHSNANLFNKHFNHKP from the coding sequence ATGAGTTTTGATCAGGAGCACTCACAACCGGGGACAATGGCCGGCGTTCAGGCGGGAACACTTGGCTTCCCATCTGAATCGTTGTGCGTAAAGTACGGGGAATTTTTAAAACACACCGCTGCCGCCGCAGCAGCCGCTGAGAGCAGTGGTGGGGAGCAGAGTCAGGATGATGACAGTGATGGCATTGGCAGGAGTGACATGGTGCTTTTTCCCGAGGAAAGGCTCATGGCATCAATGGCCAAATGTGACGCAGGTAAGAAACACAAAGAGCAGAAAGTGCTGCGGCTGAACATTAACGCccgtgagaggaggaggatgcatGACCTGAACGACGCGCTCGATGAACTGAGGTCGGTGATCCCCTACGCGCACAGCCCGTCCGTACGGAAGTTATCCAAAATAGCCACTTTGCTCCTCGCCAAAAACTACATCCTCATGCAAGCGCAAGCACTTGAAGAGATGAGAAGACTTGTCACTTATCTTAACCATGGACCCGGCGTTACCGCGGCGAATACATCTGGTGCACCCCGATTGGGGCTCTATGACCAGCAGACAGGATACCCGTTCTCTGCTGGGACTCCAGACCCTTTCCATAGCAATGCAAATCTCTTTAATAAACACTTCAACCATAAACCTTGA